The Cydia strobilella chromosome 5, ilCydStro3.1, whole genome shotgun sequence region GACTACATACGAaattaccccaatgcaccttattGGGGTAATTTCAATAAGTTTGTTGGCTGTGTGCTTTCAGCTCTTTCCAGCCGTGGCCAGTTGAGCCTAGTGGCGGTAGGCACTCTAGTctgcaactgtcaaaggtttgcagagatggcgccaccatAGTTGcacctttttctatgagatttggcttaaagggctggcatccagggcatacaATTCCATTAAAAAAGACAAGGGtgaacacgggaccctattattaagactcctctgtccgtttgtctgtcatcaggctgtatctcatgaaccgtgatagctagacagttgaaattttcacagatgatatatttttgtgttgccgctataacaacaaatattaaaaagtacggaaccctcggtgggcaagccCGACTTTTTACAAATCCGAGTCTTTTAGGTCACGAGTAGAATTCTTTAATGAGCCTTCAAAGTATTGTTcgttatttgtgccattttcaaccaaaagggtacttattgtcgcttgtcagtaaggcgctatttccatatagtttcaattagaaatcaaccttattgacaaccgataatgtggtaccttttagttgaaaacgccacatttACTCACAATGTAACGGTGGATATGGTGGAGTTACTTGGTCCCCGATTGGGATGCTCGAGATTCAAGCAcggtccaccggtggccgaggcgggaatcgaacccgcgtcttcagcttacgcggctaacgtcctgaccactaggccacccggccacggcggtaccagTGACAAATTCTCTGATGTATACTATCTTTGtaaggcgcctttgaccaactctaagggcgagcagtgtgtgcttgcacctatacgaatccttttactggattacggtatagcgagggagatggtgctgccatctatttcactagggaacaaatcaaattattttatgaacaaatattttataaaatcatttcatttgttccctagttcaaagacatattgttattattttatacataccaGCGAATGTAGAAATGAACTGTATGTAGAAGTGTTTCTCCCATATGAAGAGATCTCCCTCGTCGCGTGCCCCCTGTGCCGGCCGCCAACCACTGCACTGGCGCTGCCACCATTGCGGCGCCTCCCATTGAAGAGATGAAGGTCTGAAACATTAGTGTTTTAGGTGAAATATCATTTTAGTAACGTTGTCAGACGCAAGTGGCTTGCTCAGcattaagcccggttcacatttgtctgtcgtgtcgcGTGACGAagcgtgcatcagacaaatgtgaacgcaaccatattaaatgtatgaaatcgatatgcgtcacgacaacacaacacgacacatcagacaaatgtgaaccgggcttaaacctcgcaataaaaaaaataaaaaaaatctttattgccacaccttaggaaaaaatctacaatttgtgaaaggatagcttaaaaatacaatataaactaaacttaaacttaaatatcaaTATAACTATAACTTAAATCTATGGTGAGGCAAAGGGTCCCAATCTCAGCATGTGCGGTGCCAGAGGGCTccgcgctgattttcagactgGTCCCGGGACGGTTGGGGTCGGTCGCTACTATCATATTGTACCTTTACATGTTTAATTTACATTAACacatgtataaaatataaagtaattttaaaatgcacCAATTACTTAGTTACCTATTGTTAAATTTAGTTCTTCGTACAATTTGCGGCtaaatatttgtggtattttctataaaaagggaccttattgtcgatggtgcttacgccattataaacgatgctccaatataaatataatgccgcacgacgctgtgcggcgtaggCGCCAACGACAATAAGAAATGCCCGATTTATTGCATAAAGTGTTAatttcattctttttttttatttcatattactGTTAAGATTAAgggtgtttaaaaaaatcttagtaTGATAATTGTCAGGTACTGTATTATAAGATTATAACAATTAAAACTCTCGTGTTTACACAATATTCAAAATAGTCGTGGTAGCAgtgaccagtgaaacctgcgtCAAATTCGCTATAGACCCGGTTATAAACATGTTTTAATAAGTTAACTGTAtgacactctctttgttagccttctttcactcattctctCCACGtatccaaaccatctcaacatacctttctcaatttttgtcactacatcttcgttcagtccacgctttacaatttgtttttattagtttaaaataCTTACAAGTGTGTAATATTTAATGTGGTATCGTTTGTCTGTATGCCGCATGCTGTGTTGACCACAATGTTGAACAGACTGTCACTCCGCCATAGTCCATATGTTTCTATCATTATTAGGATAATGAAGAGCTTCCAATATGCCTGGAAATATACATGGAAACATTTGTATTACAGATTTAGTatatttccactgcattcacttggctctaaagcctcttctgccatacccaactttcgacACCATtataataatgtggtacgtcacAAAATAAAAAAGAGGAAAACTATATTTTCACTTAAcaagtaatttataaaatttgctGAACAAatattggtcagtttgaggagtacagtctacagtttaatttattgctcgtgttacaggccacacccggtataggTACCACTAAGTACCTAgtctttttcttcttctgcTCCCTGggttcctcatggctgagggtcaCAACCACATGAGGTCGTTTGTGCACCAAGGCTttccattctgcacgattttccgcCTTATTAATAGGCGCCTGTGTAGATCTCTGGCAGGCCTTTTATACAGTGTCTACCCAGCGGGTTGTTGGATATCCACTACCCCATCTTCCATCCACCATGCCAACCATAATGCACTTTTCAAAGTTGTCCGGCTCCCACCTGGCCACGTGTCCAAAGTAGCTAAGGATCCGCTGGAGGCAAATGGCTGATAAACGGCACTGGATACTTGGGTAGTAACCAGTAACtaaataggtactttaaataCTTTGGTTtcctagatattaaatatacaaatgtgccatttttaaccaaaaaggtacttattgttgcttgtccgtaaggcgctatttccatatagcttcaattagaaatcaaccttattgacaagcaacaatgtggtaccttttggttgaaaacgtcacaaatgttacCTTAAACTCTGTGTTATATAGTACATGTCTCTGGGCTTCCTTCGATATCAGTACTAGGTCAATCATAACAATCACTGGATCATATTCAACATATTTGTCCACGATTCTGTTGCATttaacctgaaaaaaaaaaactaattttttactaaaatataGTCTTAAGCAGGGGTTCCCGAACTGTGCGTCACGGCACCCAGGGGCGCCATAGACAGTTCAGAGGGGCACCATGAGGCAACCCTCCTCCCCATCTATTTCGAATAGCCTAGCTAGGTTAGGGCGCCGAGATTTCATTTTAAACTTGCAAGTGCGCCATGGACTGAAAAGGATTGGTCTAAGCTTTAACTTCTAAAAGGAGTTTTGAAAAACAATTACGTGTGGCCCTTGCGGTTGAGATTGAGGCCTTGGTCTTCAGACACCAAAAGGCTTATATAAATATCACAGAAACTTATTGGTGTCTGGTAACCTCCGGGAAGGGGCGTTTTTTGCCCAGAGACTAACCTTAGCCCAGCAAAGAGGTACTGCGGCCAGCATTTTTGGGGGCAATGTCTCGGCTGAATAGGGTTAGGCGATGATAAGCTAAgtattcagatttttttctgtgtTTTTGTGTTAGATTTTAGTTCGTATGTAAGGATTTTATGTTTAGTAAAGGAGTGATCTTATTCATATCGTTATAATGTTTGAATAGACTGTATTTTTCCGTTTTCTTAGGCTATTTTGTTATGGTAAATAGCCGAAAACATAGAAATTACTTACGCATTTGGTCAGCTTCAAAACAGACGGCCCGTAAGTTTTGTACAAGGCCGCAGAAGCCTCTCCACAATTAACGCATTTATAGGGTTTATTCTCGGCCATTTTTAACTATTCATTATGTTTACATTTAAGATAAATATTCAGTTTATGCGATACGAGATCACTCTTAACTCCATCTCCATCCATATGttttatttgacagttttgacttGACTTCTGATGTTCTGATTCTGACAGACACAATGGATCAATGTTCGAAAACCACAACACAATTGAACAGattgttaagttttttttttcattaagtgCTATTAAACCTGAGAAAATGAGAATAAGaataatgttctttcatttatttcactttttttcatttggTAGCTTttaatcacatttttttaataagtatatgtaaaatattgttaattaaaagcAAACAAAGCAAAGTTTCTAAacgttttttttgtcattttcaagtTGACATTCCGTCTTGCGTTTTGATTCTGCATCGAGCGTTTGAAAACTTATTGGGTGGCCGGTTATTTGAAagacatttaaaattataaaacattgTGAAAGTCTGTATGTGGTATGAAAATCGTGTGCGAACATTGTGGAAGGCTGTTTGTTCAATTGGAGAAGTGCTGATCCTGCTCATTGCGGCGTCGACGCTGGTGAAGGTTAACTCGGGTTCAATAAGGTAAGTCCGGAACTCCGGACGAGCCGAGAGTCTGAGGATCCTAAGCCAGCCATCGCCGAGAGCTGCTTCATCATCTACAGCTCAGCAAGGTGCGTGCTTCTAACGGTTGACCCAGCCTATCCTCTAAGTTCCGCGATATACCGTCTCATTTCtcgtcataaaaaatattaaaatcaattaaaatacaGTCCACATAATTCAAATTATCGAAGCAAAATAATCCCATTAACAATGGtctttatggatattttttcGTTCGTCAGGCAAAAACGGCTGCACGAATTTCGCTGAAAGGcatatttaaaatttgattttttttcctcttgcgggcgctccggctgtggaataAGCTTGCTGCCGAGGTTTTCTTgggactacagtatggggttctccAAAAAGGAATGTAAgtataggtttttaaaggggCGGCAGAcccctggggcccatttctcgaacggtattaggtATTAggctaataatattattagtgtgttgccatggtaacccatacgatttgacagtttgtggactaataatattagtctaataccattCGAGAAATAATGGGCCCCTGGAGTTGCAGGTTGCAGGCGACCATAGGCTACAGTGACCGTTTAGTTTGGAGCTAGAtagatctgtgtaagattgtcccaaaTAATTATTGATTTAGAAAATGCACCATTtctacaatataaaataaaataaataaataattcaaccTAATTATGTCATACGTCCCACTGTTGGGCTCAGGCCTCCTCTTATGCGACGCGCGAGAGGGCTTGCGCTATAATAGTGTCCACTGTCCACTGCCCAAGTGCCCACGCTGGCCCAATGGGTTGGGGACCTACACTTTTGAATTTTTCGCAAATGTACGAGTACCATTACCCACGGCAGGTTTCCTCATACGTTCTTTTCTTTAGACTGAATTTCTTTTTGaggttaaatcagttaaatgaCATTCCCTAcatgaaaaactcattggccCGAGCCAGGACTTGAAGCCGCATCCTCCGGATATAATCTGTGCCTCCGGATTGAAAATTAGCATTACCGCATTCAATGCTAATTTTGGTATTAAAGCAAACCTCTAAACTAAGTGAGTGGGCTTTAACAACATaaacacccgttgaccacgaacgctgtaaagggttcgaaacgtcgggatgtattataaatcaatatacgcgatataatccgttttcatagttttataacataaatttcctttaaacaaattaaacaaaCTTACGATTAGGCCTGACTTATTACAAACTCCAACAAAATTACACCCCGAGTGCACAGCGAAGAGAGAAAagtattccatttaaaaagccAATCCACTTTTAGTCCGCTAGCTAGCTGGTGCCATCTGGTGCGGTTGCTCGGAGCGGGTGAGTGGGTTAACGAAAATAAGTTTCACgttgttacaagtttttatcgctgactgtatttttctttccacaggtaactaatactcattgagacaattataaaaaccccaaacacaataagGTATCGTTGTTatatcacagttcctatggccacctcctgtctccatcatcagatcagctcgatggtagcataatacctattgcattgtcacccgacttacatatgtatgcaaattttcagcttctttGGAAGTttggaagtgggtcaaatttaacttgcaagattaaacacgtacaaacatagttacataatagtacattgcaagttaaaaaaaaacttgtaaaaaagtacctatgagcaacgctaactggcgcggacgcgtgcgacggattttttacctacaatggcacccgcgtgcgtgcgcccggAGACTTCCTAAGaatactctctctctctctctccttagcaattattattcccatctgattgtggggtcttcttttcttgtcttttctctccacttcgcacgatcgGACGTGTCGTCTACTGAAACGTCGCAGGCCCTCATGTCTTTTGCTATGATATTTGCCCATCTCATcttcggtcttcctcttcctctggacccagcaatgttcagatccatagcaacattcccgatgtaatcaggaggtcttcttttcacgtgtccaaaccatctcagtcGACTCTCTTGTAGCTTATCGGCGATATCACGTACTCCGAGGCCGCGAACGTGCTCGTTGCGTATCTTATCAAGCCTCGTTACTCCGCACATCCACcgaagcatcttcatttcggcgACTTGGACGGACCGGGCATGGCTCTGCGTCATAGCCCATGTTTCACTCCCATAGGTTAGAACCGGTCGTATTATGCTCTTATATACTAGGCCCTAAGAATACCTACAAAGTAATTTACAGTTTAATAATACAAAGTAATTGTTAAGTTTACTCCAAAACACGGAAATTATCATTGTTCGACTTGCAATATATTGTGCATAGATACAGTCGATAATCCGTTGGACCTTCAAGATGGTTGTAACGACTTTTTActtctgaaataaaactatgaaaacggattaaactatgaaacgttgggatgtattataaattcaatatacacgatataatccgttttcatagttttatttcatgagtaactatcgcggtaaccgaagacaatattatgacttTTTGCTTCGTTGTCGTTTCCGTGTTTTGCAGTAAACCTTACAATTAATTGCTTTGTATTCTtatgttaggtaggtacttacctacgtaGGTACCAGCGTAAGTACGCTGTGAAGCGGATTGGccaaaaagaaaaaccggccaagtgcgagtcggactcgcgcaccgagggttccgtactttatagtatttgttgttatagcggcaacagaaatacatcatctgtgaaaatttcaactgtctagctatcacggttcatgagatacagcctggtgacagacagacagacgaacatcggagtcttagtaataggatcccgtttttaccctttgggtacggaaccctaaaataactaaataatacttTCCTAATCACGCTGTGCTTACAGCGACATAATTACCAGAACGAccgcttaaaaataaatttactgaAACCACAAAGGAATACACCGATATAAGCCGTTACTTTTGTTTGGTTAATTACGTTACGTTACTAAATAACGTTACGGGTAACGTTATTGTCTTAACTTTGTAATTGATGGCTGTAACGGTTTTGAGGATTTAATTTGTGCGTGTCAAAGTTTgggactttgttttttttttttttgacaaatctcATTGTATTAGTTTTGAGTCGCTTGTTAAAATACTTGAAAAACTTAgacattttcgtttttttttttgacatttttccATTGTTTAGCCTGTTAGCTAAATCCTCATCTGATTATGGGGTAAATGTAAATATACTCTGTTCCATAATCCATAATTCCTTACCCTCTGAGCTTGCGTATGAGTCGGCTTATACGCCGGAAATTAAAAGAGATTTTACTAGAGTGGTAATATCATAATCTTCGCACAGAGTTAAGGCGACTACAATTGAAggttgaagggtacacggaaagaacatgtctagtcacttttttcggaaaatgagattttcatctcaaaatgtagagctacttaatgaactattagttatatcttttgctaccactgtataatatatgtaacacaactttttttttgttaaaaaagacttggtcacggaattaccttatattttgacatggttccaaattttaaaaccgcgattactcaaaatgttactaaagtgactagacatgttctttccgtgtacccttcaattgTAGTATTTTCATTTTGGGAAGTTTAAGgattatttttttcacctattatGGATAATGACCGACTGGCGGGTCAAAGCTTTAATAAatcaaagaaaacataaaaaaaggaTTCAGAACACTAGTCTAGGCAGAGATCGGGAAACTTTTAAGATGAATAGCCAAAGGCAGTATTGAAAATCACCAGGGCcatgttgcataataaactacaactaatattgcAAGCGGACCTCCCATtctaataagtggaattagaaaaggagttccgcttgtaatattagttcgtttattatgcaacacggcccagtTTTAGCCATCTCAAAGAGTCGCAAATGCTGGCTTcagtttgccgacccctgattTAGGGCAACCGTCCGGCCAGCGCAGCGGAAGAAGAGTATATAGTAGAAGAGAGGCGAGTTTttctattaggtacctactcgtagaAAAAAATCTCGGCGGCAGTGTTAAACAGTCAGAGATAGGATAGGTCTTTACATgctgcatatttatttatttaatgttctcACGGCCGcttcaagatatttttattggttAGCATTTTTTTAACGTTGACGCATATTATGaacgttttgtttgtttgtttgtttatttgtttattaggatcaccaacagaagatacaatttacatactagtattaacttacaaaaagggcacattttttattgatcccccacttacaggcaatcacagcatgcattattatattaatttaaacattaagtcaacagtaacacctagaaaaagacttagtatacattacaaaaatctagaataagtatataataccaattaacaagacacctaatagacatataattttttacacgactgcccaaaaaaaggagtgtatatattgttttcagggttcatgtttgtatgtgagtttctttattccacttCTAACACAATTTGATTTCTCACCGAACAACTTACCAGCCTACTCTTGTTTTAGTTTGCTCATTTTTATAGATAaagttaattaagtaaaaaatcCAGAATTAATCATTTCAACAACCTGCCATCCACATCAGCGCAAATCCTGGCCAGCAGAGCTATCTACGTATGTCTATACGCGCAGACATAATTTTggtataacttctaaatgccttaaccgatttagatgtatgatgacgtaaggattctaatgatgatatatcattagaatccttACTTCATCCCGGCTGACTTAGGCTATATAacgtcataataaaatcaacatggcggacgtaatacacaataacgcgcgacatttggaaaaaaaaatcttgcaattttatcgagtggggtatcaaaatgaagagctttgagaGACCATTAAAATaccgcagtcgtgtttttaattttttaattaatttattatcatcgcgatatattattttaatatccacattattgtgataaattgctcatttgctatctattttattatattcattttCGCGAGCCCGGCGAGCGACTTGTTCAAAGTATAATCAAGGTCGTCGTGGTTACCAGTCGCCTTAAAACACTTCCTATAAAGAGGGCTCTGCATTACTTTATTACAGTTGAGCTTATCCTTATtttcttaagtccccggcaagctcagccgaatttcaccttcccatacaaacggagtttcgttcgcattttaaaactacgtgctggattgtaatgaaactttgcacatacaatgacaaaaGCGCAAATACGGGAGTCTCGACACCAATTACAACTTTGTTGCATTTGGAGTCGAGACTCTTGGTCCATGGGGCCCCGCAGCACAGGGCCTATACCGGCAATTGGCGAAACGGCTGGTGGATGGGACCGGAgataagagagctggcagcttcctcgcccaacgcttgagcatagcgatacagcgcggaaatgctgccagcatcctcagcaccatgccacgggggcccattttagatttagattttta contains the following coding sequences:
- the LOC134741273 gene encoding protein ARV1, with protein sequence MAENKPYKCVNCGEASAALYKTYGPSVLKLTKCVKCNRIVDKYVEYDPVIVMIDLVLISKEAQRHVLYNTEFKAYWKLFIILIMIETYGLWRSDSLFNIVVNTACGIQTNDTTLNITHLPSSLQWEAPQWWQRQCSGWRPAQGARDEGDLFIWEKHFYIQFISTFAGVTAFILTVHFAMKMLKPFISQNETHFLSLLKAFSLANVSILLTLPMLVWGSDPVAETKAFHYGLVFVYSFAVHLSTFIVLYGCPMIITVLVLTASNCMKFLTTHHASPLIRDLLQ